The sequence ccaacattTAAACTTGAAGATATTGTATCTATCTGCTTATGTCTGAATCTCTCTGTTTCTCAGGTGAATTCACAATGGTGGAACTGGCTGAAACGGTTAAGGAGGTTAGAATCTGTTTAACATGAATCTCGAGTTTTAGTTAGTGTTGTTTTGGTCTTAATGAATGTTTTGCGCAGCTTATCAATCCGAGCATAGAGATAAAGATGGTGGAGAACACGCCGGACGATCCAAGACAGAGGAAGCCGGACATAAGTAAGGCTAAAGAAGTGTTGGGTTGGGAGCCAAAGGTGAAGCTCAGAGAAGGACTTCCTCTCATGGAAGAAGATTTCCGTCTAAGGCTTAACGTTCCAAAAAACTGAAAACGCAAACGCACTGGAGAACGCAGACGCGTTCTTTGATTTGAGGAGTTTGTCAGTTTTTGAGTGATATGATGCTTTACAATATTCTACAAAGtggtgttttggttttggtttcatGTGTTTTTTATTGATCTTTGCTTCTGTTCGTAGAGAAATAAGTTgggatatgttttttttttttttgtttaattgagGAACGACTCTTTTCTGTTTTTGAtttcaatattattaaatataataaaataaatgtataatataCTCTTTTGGTTTAATTTCTGTGTTgttattaatcttttttttcgtttttgaaGAAATCAAagcattttatttttctatataagaTGTTAGTTCATCATGCATAGGATTCTGCATTTACGATTTTGATTGCTATTAAATAGTCTGAACTGGTACATTATGGCAGACAATATTGTTATTGTATGCTTTTGAATgatataacaaaattaatgaagatgatgattcagaatttaggggtgggcactttacccgatatccgaagtggcacccgaacccgatccgaaaaaaccgaaccgaaatccgaaccgaagtagcaaaatacccgaacgggtattgaataaggagagattggatacctgaacccgaacggataatacccgaacccgaatggatatccgaagataaccgaacatatgtataattaaccttatgtttctagtttatatctctcattttatataaaatatttatattgatactacacataatttaagttcatatgatatacatacaattccggaaaaaatgatttgctactcacttaaaatgcatgtcaagttttttatttcaaaaattaacaaaaagttatatccaaaattaaaaaaaaataactaaattagtgcctttttagttttaaaatgttatgtccaaatctattaaccattcaatctattaaaaataaaaaattagttaactaaaagttatatttttaaatacaataaacttgagaaatgaaaattttaatatattttttcaaaatctaaatatccgaacccgatccgaaataaccgaatccgaactaaaaatacccgaacccgacccgaagtacagaaatacccgaacgggttctagacctctataccgaaatacccgaaaatccgaaatacccgacccgaacccgaacgggtacccgaacgcccatcCCTAATAATTCAGATGTAAATATGTTATTGATGCTTGTGGGGATCTTTTGTAATTATGAATCAAAATTTACGTCCAGTTAGGCGATAAAGTACGAGAAATTAATTAGTTAGAGACAATACAGCTGCCATAACTAGTAACAGGTCAAAGTTATGTGGAAGTTTGACCTTGAACTTTGATTCAAATGGTTCACAAGGTAATCTAATAATAAGCGATTTGATTATCATTAACATTGATTAAAAAACATTTCAAGCTTGGATCAACCAATAGGATGATCCTTAGTGGATTTAAGTTTTAAGTGATTTACAATGTAATTTGGTAACATGCGATATGATTACTACTAACATTATTCGAAAAGCATTTCAAACTTGAGTGAAGTTGTATGGTGATCTTTTTAGAATAAATCTGCTCTGTATCACTGAATATTGAGGATAAATCTACTGTATAATACTAAGTATGTCTTAGGGTTAggcattttatattttaaatttaatttgattcattattcatttcaattaaaaaaaaaattggatatcaGTATACTATTGGAGCAAAAAAATACGAAAAATCAATATCtatttaaaatgaataataatacaaatactaaaatttttatCTGATTTTCTAAATATCGAcagatatataaatacatatatatatatatatacaattaaatatataattttaaatgtataattttatcTGATTTTCTAAATATCTGGTTTTTagttataaatgtatatatatatatatatatattggatatcAATATTCTTTAAGagcaaaccaaataaaaatattaaacaaacaaatcacaaatactgaATGGTATTTGCTCCACACCACCCTTATTATGTGTGTATCATGGTTGTTCGGATCAGCTTCGTATAAAATATACTAACAGGTCAATACTCTTCGAACAGTAACATATCAACACTCTCTCTTCCTTgttataaaattcaaataagACCTATGAGATCaaaccaaaatatcaaaactCAAAATACCAAAACTTAACTCGAACAACGACCCGAACACTCACTCCTAGCCTAAGGAATCTACATACGATTAACaatatatgatttataacaTTATCCTCATAAAGAACATTTTTATACGATCTATTAacaaaatatgatttattatagcattattcattaaaaaaaactatcaatatgatttattataacattatcttcataaatatatataaagagcATTATCTTCATAAAACAAATCTATCAATATGATTTATTATAACATTatcttcataaatatatataaagagcATTATCTTCATAAAACAAATCTATCAATATGATTTATCATAACATTATCTTCTTGATTCTCTTAACACACCGTTTTTGTAATAGGAAACTGCAACGATGATATATAGGATAAtcctctgatttttttttagaaaattaaaatagccctagtagtagtatatatatatatatatattatacaacTCAATAGGTTATAGCCTCACTTCTGTAGAATCAAACTTGAGAGCTAAACCCTTAAAACGATGTCAAATAACTATGAAGATGGGGGAGTTTACTATGATCCAGACGAAACCATGTTCAATAACGATGAAGATGGAGGAATTTATTTTGATCCTGAAGACCACGAACTCATCAAATATCATCTACTACCCAAGTTAGAAACGTATCTACAACCCAAGTCGAAAGATGAAGAGTGTGAAGACTTCATCGTGATGAAGAACGTTTACGATAAGGAGCCATGGTTGCTGGACCATACCAATCATCCGTTGTTCAAGAAGAACGAGTGGTTTTATTTCGTGACAAGGACTCAAGTGTCAGTGAAGAACATTGGTCGTGGTAGGAACTCAAAGCGGAGGATCGCCGGGGACAACGATGGTGGGAGTTGGAAGCCTAACgctaaaaaatatattgaggacgaagagagaaagaagaccaTAATAGGGAAAAAGCAAACTCTAAAGTTCACTAAAAGCGACAACAATAAGAGGCAGAAGAGAGGAGACGGTACTTCTGCTGCCGTTCCTGGGAGCACTAGTAGCTGGATTATGTACGAGTATTCGCTACCGGACGAAAATACGTTTCAAGAACTGGTCCTGTGCAAGATTCGCAAGATAAGTAATTCTAAGGATGAAGAAGTTGAAGCCGTGGATGTGACACATGACGCAGAAGATGGGACTGGAGAGCTCGTTGAAAGATTCGCAAGAACGGGATTGTATGATCAACAAACAACGGAGAAATATGATCAACAAGAGCCACCAATGTACGCTCCTTCTCAATCTAGTGATCCTCCAGCTAGGCTTGGCAATAAATCTCTATACCAATAGAAgtggatgatgatgaagatgaagaacaagtGATGAACCAAGAGCTTGAAAAACATCTTTTCAAGTCCACCGAGAGCTTAGTTTTCATGTACAAACACAAGAAGTGTAAACACTCTTATTAAAAATCTTCTTAATGTTGTTCAAGGTTATTCTTTATTGTTTGTAAAATAGTTTCAATTATGCGATTAAATTTTTTCCATCAAACAAAGATAATCAATTAATACGTTTTGTGAATATTTGGGTAATAAGTTAGATGATACAATACACTGCATGAATTACTAGTAGGTCAATGATATGACCTTTACAATGCTACGTACTTTTATTATTCTGCATGTTTTTATAATTGAATTCCTAATGCAGTGGTGTAAGAGAGTGTTTGCCCTTAAAAGAAGAAGCAATTGGTCTACTTCTTCTCCTTAGTTGTTGACTTCTATTTTTTCATTGTATTAGGTTGCCTTAATAGCATATATTCGCTTGAGTTTAGTTTAGTCATTAGAGAAAAGCACATTTTGCTATGTAAtttaatatccaaaatattattaaatacatAATGCAGTGCTATAAGAAGTACTTTGCCCGTAAAAGAATAGTTGATGTGGTGGTCTGGTCCTGAAAGAAAGTGGTCTAGACCTCATCTGCCCACAAACACAAATTACTAAACAGAGATATAAATTAGTCATAACAATATTGGTCAAGGAAACTGTGTAGACAATCTAGACCAAGCTATACCAAAGGGTTCATAAACTGACTGAGTTGCTTGGAACGGAAGCTAGCGGTCCAGTCTATACAGAGaatttaattagtttaaaacTAAAACTACCACATTATAAGACTGGATCCtttttttgtgaaatattaAAACTCACACAACATGTTTAGCTGCAGTAAATGATTTTctaaatatctgatttttagttataaatgtatatatatatatattggatatcAATATTCTTTAAGagcaaaccaaataaaaatattaaacaaacaaatcacaaatactgaATGGTATTTGCTCCACACCACCCTTATTATGTGTGTATCATGGTTGTTCGGATCAGCTTCGTATAAAATATACTAACATGTCAATACTCTCTCTTCCTTGTTAGTTTATGTGGTTCGAACAGTAACAGATCAACACTCTCTCTTCCTTgttataaaattcaaa comes from Brassica rapa cultivar Chiifu-401-42 chromosome A02, CAAS_Brap_v3.01, whole genome shotgun sequence and encodes:
- the LOC103851589 gene encoding NAC domain-containing protein 6-like, whose product is MSNNYEDGGVYYDPDETMFNNDEDGGIYFDPEDHELIKYHLLPKLETYLQPKSKDEECEDFIVMKNVYDKEPWLLDHTNHPLFKKNEWFYFVTRTQVSVKNIGRGRNSKRRIAGDNDGGSWKPNAKKYIEDEERKKTIIGKKQTLKFTKSDNNKRQKRGDGTSAAVPGSTSSWIMYEYSLPDENTFQELVLCKIRKISNSKDEEVEAVDVTHDAEDGTGELVERFARTGLYDQQTTEKYDQQEPPMYAPSQSSDPPARLGNKSLYQ